From a region of the Dictyostelium discoideum AX4 chromosome 2 chromosome, whole genome shotgun sequence genome:
- a CDS encoding RasGTPase-activating protein, translating into MSKFTNLLRKSSSMNMTGGTAGDRSSVYIDTSGNGNSGGSSPDTSIINTPFGEAINEKVIEPSEIKLSEKNLNDIKVLLNDIIKSCKNYYDRGEQFAKTQVKWSQSFSKDYEKSTTHSSSAQQVYQQQQQAAAANGNGETSTSDSNLGFIRALEQFTSSITKTSGFESEWINSVMEGLIKPIQILIGAIDEKKQYRKKFDKAVQEYENIISKIKHQQTQKKIDILKIYNYEKEKSKLKQNYENVKNEYIYYLTDTENRMHTEFLDLLVLHYESMQLLNGNAYAEYAGIKTYIDSLRTWCLNEQDYFQKESIERDARRVLELQKEEDLKHQPIIDLLVSPPFYLWKLLSEIRKNELFPPPPPPNTPIVVPPPPIHFIPNLVRIFEARGQLSELLIMMVQSDLPNISMTGTFLPYDIVSCEFIEEIANLPSSTPYLKYLFDQSITNIINYHDNYRINTQQGITNLIAEFEYVLNIFQGSCEYLPPPFKKASIEIQNGLNKLSPGSKSPPIGCLLFSRVFAPVVARPHQHQLFHVIPSDQALEVLAFLSTMFVNFGTNQSFMASILGSQQLNESMDAWKPVITTFFDQVKQSDLTEWDSSITLNEVYQQDIPVIQSFIKRHYLHISGSYLSRDREQLSVFTHALGSLEADDPPPTEKQSNNNNNSSKHSSSSSTPTQHPSSPALSPHSSLQNLNISANSGDENIEQ; encoded by the exons atgtcaaaatttacaaatttattaagaAAAAGTAGTTCTATGAATATGACAGGTGGAACAGCAGGTGATAGAAGTAGTGTTTATATTGACACaagtggtaatggtaatagtggtggtagtagtccAGATACATCAATAATCAATACACCATTTGGAGAAGCTATCAATGAAAAAGTGATCGAACCaagtgaaattaaattatcagaaaagaatttaaatgatatcaAAGTcttattaaatgatattataaaaagttgtaaaaattattatgatCGTGGTGAACAGTTTGCTAAAACTCAAGTCAAATGGTCACAATCATTCTCAAAAGATTATGAAAAATCAACTACTCATTCAAGTTCAGCTCAACAAgtttatcaacaacaacaacaagcagcAGCAGccaatggtaatggtgaaaCATCAACCTCTGATTCTAATCTTGGTTTCATTAGAGCATTAGAACAATTCACAAGTTCAATTACAAAAACTAGTGGGTTCGAATCAGAATGGATCAATTCAGTGATGGAAGGtttaattaaaccaattcaaatattaattggtgCAATCgatgaaaaaaaacaatatagaaaaaagtttgatAAAGCTGTACAAGaatatgaaaatataatttcaaaaattaaacatcaacaaactcaaaagaaaattgatattcttaaaatttataat tatgaaaaagaaaaatcaaaattaaaacaaaattatgaaaatgtAAAGAatgaatatatatattatttaacaGATACAGAGAATAGAATGCATACAGAATTTCTTGATTTATTAGTATTACATTATGAATCTAtgcaattattaaatggtaaTGCTTATGCAGAATATGCAGGTATTAAAACTTATATCGATAGTTTAAGAACTTGGTGTCTTAATGAACAAGATTATTTCCAAAAAGAAAGTATTGAAAGAGATGCAAGAAGAGTTTTAGAATtacaaaaagaagaagatttAAAACATCAACCAATTATCGAT ttaTTAGTATCACCACCATTTTATTTATGGAAATTATTATCAGAGATTAGAAAGAATGAATTAtttccaccaccaccaccaccaaatacaccaattgttgtaccaccaccaccaattcaTTTCATACCAAATTTAGTGCGTATATTTGAAGCAAGAGGACAATTATCTgaattattgataatgatggtacAATCGGATTTACCAAATATTTCAATGACTGGTACATTCTTACCATATGATATAGTTTCTTGTGAATTCATTGAAGAGATTGCAAATTTACCATCATCTACAccttatttgaaatatttattcgatcaatcaattacaaatattataaattatcatGATAATTATCGTATTAATACTCAACAAGgtattacaaatttaatagCAGAATTTGAAtatgttttaaatattttccaAGGTTCTTGTGAATATTTACCACC accatttaaaaaagcatcaattgaaattcaaaatggattaaataaattatcaccaGGTTCAAAATCACCACCAATTggatgtttattatttagtaGAGTATTTGCACCAGTTGTTGCAAGAccacatcaacatcaattaTTCCATGTTATACCATCGGATCAAGCATTGGAGGTATTGGCATTCTTATCTACAATGTTTGTGAATTTCGGTACCAATCAATCATTTATGGCTAGTATTTTAGGTTCACAACAATTGAATGAATCAATGGATGCTTGGAAACCAGTGATCACTACATTCTTTGATCAAGTTAAACAATCGGATCTTACTGAATGGGATTCTTCAATCACTTTGAATGAAGTTTATCAACAAGATATCCCAGTGattcaatcatttattaaacgTCATTATTTACATATCTCTGGTTCTTACCTTAGTAGAGATCGTGAACAATTATCAGTGTTTACTCATGCTTTAGGTTCTTTAGAAGCTGATGATCCACCACCTACtgaaaaacaatcaaataataataataatagttccAAACATAGTTCTTCCTCTTCAACTCCAACCCAACATCCTTCTTCTCCAGCTTTATCTCCTCATTCTTCTTTACAAAATCTTAATATAAGTGCTAACAGTGGTGATGAAAATATAGaacagtaa
- the cog1 gene encoding oligomeric Golgi complex component, with product MAFNQMRSSGSTTDLNRLNSSSISGGGNINISNGGYGNQQLNAILSPIKSSSLSSMSNSSSYSNLNTLSSSKSFNSLTLIENQNDTTTTTSTNNGAISEQYQQLLSMIPKYQTKQYESDVKILFERNTPEQMKQMEFKKRSEIEDMKSQLRNLIGNKYRDLVEGSDAIVKMKKSTELISDNLSLMQSELKQFSEKRNHFRKGVSQDNLKLNKEKEIQKKISIFSKYCKFLIDIPEVIWRSLDSNDYFEVCVFFLKSKYLYSKITNENNLEIKRLLSKLTIIEKQWISMKQFPIKTIGYSKLFLNESTSRIIGTPIEKYIGSLSTLILFEKKSIKETFNEFLLSRRSVLFNSILSKDTNRPIQQTIEKMFQFLKMSIYYIMVLFYPRKYQTNNNNNNDQPEEEEQDDEKLISNDYQSKISKFKSNLQQYTSSLSSMSSTTTTTNSPTFESKMINKPVSEKELNQLPTLNFTSSILESTFNWRSPYLKECLKFYKDVSNGELSINSSGSQQGDDYQDINTNNNNSNNNNSGIDSQDIEYSLIEFDNFNSNFIFKRTSEWIEEIIEDFKLNLVQKFLIDIKSAKELSSLRSEIFDFILDFKNIVPFIQPPQTNSLSSSNSSINSIASPSVSLTSSTSSPIIATTKATVLTTPTPTPTPTPTTPISWNRMFSIICGKDMKYFLNIFEDIFLVKSESIIMDSFSRINLSKIQSDIFSQIKSEDKNFSEFLWFYNQDDPIQSIKNKTNGITPSNELFLTKINQLYNNIKSDFIYLLNDNNINNININNNNNNNNNNNNNNNNNRSMIITSQPKNLIKINEILIKEYMKKSFYKSLNEFTTSTQDRIDQLILLNKNKTTSGTTTSTNLKKDEILFISKLSKIFYKHIVNNPNLYFLNSLNIFDTTNISNCSTSFSKSNSINILDTISSPPQPPPSPTHSSPSIQRHTNNNNNNNNNNNNTSPIINNNNNNSEILKESLPIIDKLKQQFYYGCIVWVNEFVGDYSQILKQDLFNHDWNDSDRIKTWEKHIIQIESNGHNHNNDANDGGGDDDATVNGVNEHSTIIYIPYQTSPFITSYLMSISLEISKFSLNTIDKNILRFIIESITLNLFNIVNDLLSTSSTSTTASTSNLTSNNTTTTIKFNKEGYIQLLIDLKYIGFILFGRELNSSSSKKPTSQPTSNVIIKDSIFKKAKSHYQSIISTKNNVDENIELQKQQQQQQQQQQQQQQQQQQQQQQQQQQQQQQQEQLSNNIVYTFNQIIELVEKNLDPIDLAFYNSYIVKFIDQTYSKTLTLFGNFVYLHKSIVKPEKKQSINGGQQSPPLATTSSNGISGGKGIQQQQQQQSDLPNPMQLLKTNTKFQLFSIDTIQTITDAIATAPTTIPSSTSNSIQSSANNSAIASPISTIDYRNQQQQQQNNTNQQSLPSILSPTSASSTINTFSFMGKKISDLMYNTTKK from the exons ATGGCATTTAATCAAATGAGATCATCAGGATCAACAACAGATTTAAATAGATtgaatagtagtagtattagtggtggtggtaatattaatattagtaatgGAGGATATGGTAATCAACAACTTAATGCAATACTATCACCAAtcaaatcatcatcactatcatcTATGAGTAATAGCAGTagttattcaaatttaaatacattaTCAAGctcaaaatcatttaattcattaacattaattgaaaatcaaaatgataccacaacaacaacatcaaccaaTAATGGTGCCATCTCtgaacaatatcaacaattattatcaatgatACCAAAATATCAAACAAAACAATATGAATCTGatgttaaaatattatttgaaagaaATACACCAGAACAAATGAAACAAATGgagtttaaaaaaagatcagAGATTGAAGATATGAAATCACAATTACGTAATCTCATTGGTAATAAATATCGTGACTTGGTCGAAGGTTCTGATGCAATagttaaaatgaaaaaatcaaCTGAACTAATCTCTGACAATTTATCATTAATGCAATctgaattaaaacaatttagtgaaaaaagaaatcattttAGAAAAGGTGTTTCtcaagataatttaaaattaaataaag aaaaagaaattcaaaagaaaatatcaatcttttcaaaatattgtaaatttttaattgatatacCAGAAGTTATTTGGAGATCATTAGATAGtaatgattattttgaagtttgtgttttctttttaaaatcaaaatatttatattcaaaaataacaaatgaaaataatttagaaattaaaagattatta tcaaaattaacaataattgaaaaacaatgGATTTCAATGAAACAATTTCCAATTAAAACTATTGgttattcaaaattatttttaaatgaaagtACAAGCAGAATTATTGGTACACCAATTGAAAAGTATATAGGATCATTATcaacattaatattatttgaaaagaaatcTATAAAGGAaacatttaatgaatttctATTATCAAGAAGATCAGTATTATTCAATTCAATACTATCTAAAGATACCAATAGACCAATCCAACAAACTATTGAAAAAatgtttcaatttttaaaaatgtcaatttattatattatggTATTATTTTATCCAAGAAAATAtcaaactaataataataataataatgatcaacctgaagaagaagaacaagatgatgaaaaattaatttcaaatgattatcaatcaaaaatttcaaaatttaaatcaaatttacaaCAATATACAagttcattatcatcaatgagctcaacaacaacaacaacaaattcaccaACTTTTGAAtcaaaaatgataaataaacCAGTTAGCGAAAaagaattgaatcaattaccAACATTAAATTTTACATCATCAATTTTAGAATCAACATTTAATTGGAGATCACCATATTTAAAGGAatgtttgaaattttataaagatgtttcaaatggtgaattatcaattaatagtagtggtagtcAACAAGGTGATGATTATCAGGATATTaacaccaataataataatagcaataacaataatagtggAATAGATTCACAAGATATAGAATATAGTTTAATAGAATTTGATAACTTTAATtcaaactttatttttaaacgtACCTCTGAATGGATTGAAGAGATTATcgaagattttaaattaaatttagttcaaaagtttttaataGATATAAAATCTGCAAAAGAATTATCTTCATTAAGATCTGAAATTTTCGActttattttagattttaaaaatattgtacCATTTATTCAACCACCTCAAACAAATTCTTTATCTTCatcaaattcttcaattaattcaatagCCTCACCATCAGTATCATTAACATCTTCAACATCTTCACCAATAATAGCAACAACAAAAGCGACAGTATTAACAACCCCAACCCCAACCCCAACCCCAACcccaacaacaccaatatCATGGAATAGAATGTTTTCAATAATTTGTGGTAAAGatatgaaatattttttaaatatttttgaagATATATTTTTAGTTAAATCAGAATCAATCATTATGGATTCATTCTCAAggattaatttatcaaaaattcAATCAGATATATTTAGTCAAATTAAATCTGAAGATAAAAACTTTTCTGAATTCTTATGGTTCTATAATCAAGATGAtccaattcaatcaattaaaaataaaacaaatggCATAACACcttcaaatgaattattcttaactaaaattaatcaactttataataatattaaatctgatttcatttatttattaaatgataataatattaataatattaatattaataataataataataataataataataataataataataataataataatagatcaATGATAATCACCTCACAACCAAAGAAtcttataaaaattaatgaaattttaattaaagaatatatgaaaaaatcattttataaatctttaaatgaatttacaACATCAACACAAGATAGAAttgatcaattaatattattgaataAGAATAAAACAACTAGTGGTACCACCACTAGCACTAATTTAAAGAAGgatgaaattttattcatttcaaaactttcaaaaatattttataaacatattgttaataatccaaatctttattttttaaattcattaaatatattCGATACaacaaatatttcaaattgttCAACTTCTTTTTccaaatcaaattcaattaatattttagatACAATTTcttcaccaccacaaccaccaccatcaccaactcATTCTTCTCCATCAATTCAAAGACATactaataacaataataataataataacaataataataatacaagtccaataataaataataataataataatagtgaaatcttaaaagaatcattaccaattattgataaattaaaacaacaattttattatggTTGTATAGTTTGGGTTAATGAATTTGTTGGTGATTAttcacaaatattaaaacaagaTTTATTCAATCATGATTGGAATGATAGTGATAGAATAAAAACATGGGAGAAACATATCATtcaaattgaatcaaatggtcataatcataataatgatgctaatgatggtggtggtgatgatgatgctaCTGTAAATGGTGTAAATGAACATTCAACTATCATCTATATACCATATCAAACTTCACCTTTCATCACATCGTATCTAATGTCAATTTCATTAGAGATTAGTAAATTCAGTTTAAATACAATCGATAAGAATATACTTAGATTcataattgaatcaataactttaaatttatttaatatagttaatgatttattatcaacaagCTCAACTTCAACCACAGCCTCAACTTCTAATTTAACCTctaacaacaccaccaccactattaaattcaataaggAAGGTTATATTCAATTACTTATAGATTTGAAATATATAggtttcattttatttggtaGAGAATTAAATAGTAGTTCATCAAAGAAACCAACTTCACAACCAACTTCAAATGTTATAATAAAAGAttcaatctttaaaaaagCTAAATCTCATTAtcaatcaataatttcaacAAAGAATAATGTcgatgaaaatattgaactacaaaaacaacaacaacaacaacaacaacaacaacaacaacaacaacaacaacaacaacaacaacaacaacaacaacaacaacaacaacaacagcaacaagaacaattatcaaataatatagtTTATAcatttaatcaaattattgAATTGGTTGAAAAGAATTTAGATCCAATCGATTTAGCATTTTATAATTCTTATATTGTTAAATTTATTGATCAAACTTATTCAAAGACATTAACATTATTTGGTAACTTTGTTTATCTTCACAAGTCAATTGTTAAACCTGAAAAGAAACAATCTATCAATGGTGGTCAGCAATCACCTCCTTTAGCTACTACTAGTAGTAATGGTATTAGTGGTGGTAAAGgtattcaacaacaacaacaacagcaatctGATTTACCAAATCCAATGCAACTATTGAAAACCAATACTAAATTCCAATTATTCTCAATTGATACAATACAAACTATTACTGATGCAATTGCAACTGCTCCAACAACTATACCTTCATCAACctcaaattcaattcaatccTCTGCAAATAATAGTGCTATTGCTTCTCCAATTTCAACTATTGATTATAGAaatcagcaacaacaacagcaaaataatacaaatcaACAATCTTTACCTTCAATTTTATCTCCGACATCCGCTTCGTCCACAATCAATACATTTTCATTCATGGGTAAAAAGATTTCCGATTTAATGTATAACacaactaaaaaataa
- the rpb11 gene encoding RNA polymerase II core subunit, producing MNAPDRFELFVLPDGAKKVTMVRDTKIPNASMFTILKEDHTIGNLIRMQLIADQDIIFAGYRMPHPLEHNVNIRIQTNNNTNPLECVQKSMECLSREFTSLENSFIEQVQKKRNVADQYI from the exons ATGAATGCACCCGATCGTTTCGAATTATTTGTCCTACCGGACGGAGCTAAAAA agtTACAATGGTTAGAGACACAAAGATTCCAAATGCATCAATGTTTACAATATTAAAAGAGGATCACACAATTGGAAACCTCATTAGAATGCAATTAATTGCAGACCAAGATATCATATTTGCAGGTTATAGAATGCCTCATCCATTAGAACATAATGTTAATATTAGAAttcaaacaaataataatacaaaccCATTAGAATGTGTACAAAAATCAATGGAATGTTTATCAAGAGAGTTTACAAGTTTAGAAAATTCTTTTATTGAACaagttcaaaaaaaaagaaatgttgCAGatcaatatatttaa
- the bzpH gene encoding hypothetical protein, which produces MMNSPRSLDSSDGSVDSSSVYSGTSSFGSSFTSSTGSGFTNSMLFDDEEAKKKKIRQMQNRQSAAQYRERKKEYLEKLETIVDNLESDRNQLLQQTKQLGMLQNENYLKINQLEEQIESALRENNDLKSRLSDLLSKQQPHDNSNSNSNSNNNSNVSPNNSINILNNNNSSSSNNNNNNSNSNNGGIGSFSNILNNNINNNISSSSPSTPSCSSPSFLEGRHFSHLQQQQQQQPQQQNSPQILQSPIPLQHSPLPIQQISPSSPNQNINRRSRFNIGESRERSILNPISIENVNNNNNNNIKLNGSGDMDTSSDNNSSMNINSINNSSNLNGFNGLSSPNQQPNSPSNRSQPKRQRDLFLQQQQQQQHSDPSSPNISSNNLLLLNNPNGGINSNNNSNSNNSNNSNNSNNIINNNNTSYTPPLASFTSILSIASSPSSSPVISSLAQLSSSPNYNSGGFSSFIDSNNNNSNNNNSGLENNSPSRRYKFHNGGINNISSGNLNSLKGIPK; this is translated from the exons atgatGAACTCACCAAGAAGTTTGGATAGCAGTGACGGAAGTGTAGATAGTAGTAGTGTTTATAGTGGAACAAGTAGTTTTGGTAGTAGTTTTACAAGTAGTACAGGTAGTGGTTTCACAAATTCAATgctatttgatgatgaagaagcaaaaaagaaaaaaataag acAAATGCAAAATAGACAATCAGCAGCACAATATagagaaagaaaaaaggAATATTTAGAAAAGTTGGAAACAATCGTTGATAATTTGGAATCTGAtagaaatcaattattacaacaaaCTAAACAATTGGGAATGTTACAAAATGAAAACTATTTAAAGATTAATCAATTAGAAGAACAAATTGAAAGTGCTCTTAGAGagaataatgatttaaaatcaagATTATCAGActtattatcaaaacaacaacctcatgataatagtaatagtaatagtaatagtaataataatagcaatgtTTCTccaaataatagtataaacattttaaataataataatagtagtagtagtaataataataataataatagtaatagtaataatggaGGAATTGGCTCATTcagtaatattttaaataataatattaataataatatatcatcatcatcaccatcaacaccatcatgttcatcaccatcattttTAGAGGGCAGACATTTCTCTCAtttacaacagcaacaacaacaacaaccacaacaacaaaattcaCCACAAATACTACAATCACCAATACCATTACAACACTCACCATTACCAATACAACAgatatcaccatcatcaccaaatcaaaatataaatagaaGAAGTAGATTTAATATAGGAGAAAGTAGAGAAagatcaattttaaatccaatttcaatcgaaaatgtaaataataataataataataatataaaattaaatggtaGTGGTGATATGGATACTTCGtctgataataatagcagtatgaatataaatagtataaataatagttcaaatttaaatggaTTTAATGGTTTATCATCACCTAATCAACAACCCAATTCACCATCAAATAGATCACAACCAAAGAGACAAagagatttatttttacaacaacaacaacaacaacaacattccGACCCATCATCTCCAAATATAAGcagtaataatttattattattaaataatcctAATGGAggtattaatagtaataataatagtaatagtaataatagtaataatagtaataatagtaataacatcatcaacaataataatacatcatATACACCACCTTTAGCTTCATTCacttcaatattatcaattgcaTCTTCACCTTCTTCTTCACCTGTAATATCATCATTGGCACAATTATCTTCTTCACCAAATTATAATTCTGGTGGTTTCTCTTCATTTattgatagtaataataataatagtaataacaataatagtggtTTAGAGAATAATTCTCCCTCAAGAAGATATAAATTTCATAATGGCggaattaataatatcagcagtggaaatttaaattctttaaaggGTATCCCAAAGTAA
- a CDS encoding alpha/beta hydrolase fold-1 domain-containing protein has protein sequence MEKINQTPKKHKIIEPNRKGYSIVGKNTGKPNKIYFETFGNGPKKILFITGFLSSSKGWCKQIDYFTNKKDQYEICVFDNRGIGKSNIDSKYSYNFSTKSMAMDAIDLLEDTLKWDKVHICGLSMGGMASIHLSSIIPEKVQSLVIACVPNGYFLPFFSMGVFNYIRAFFFTFNEKKKARIFQSLMYSDNYLDEKTNGSDETRSEQMFKKNSTGFKDDGPSFLTILGHQIGYITNRFSKKSLEVIKKYSIPTIVINSKKDSLVTIDITKKQIVNPLKPLNFHVIEGGHLSQLENPTFFNKLVENHVDKHSNWDHSTFFQVEKQQFQRQSFMTQNILYSKNYLSSNTLSSSFLNCNTLRSFFNKIKV, from the coding sequence atggaaaaaataaatcaaactCCAAAAAAgcataaaattattgaaccGAATAGAAAAGGTTATTCAATTGTTGGCAAAAATACTGgtaaaccaaataaaatttattttgaaacatttggtaatggtccaaagaaaattttatttattactggatttttatcatcatctaaaGGTTGGTGTAaacaaattgattatttcacAAATAAAAAGGATCAATATGAAATTTGTGTTTTTGATAATAGAGGTATTggaaaatcaaatattgattCAAAATATTCATATAATTTTTCAACAAAATCTATGGCAATGGATGCAATTGATCTGTTGGAAGACACATTAAAATGGGATAAAGTTCATATTTGTGGCTTGTCAATGGGTGGTATGGCATCAATTCATCTATCTTCAATTATACCTGAAAAAGTACAATCTCTAGTTATTGCATGTGTTCCAAATGGATATTTTTTACCATTCTTTTCAATGGGTGTATTCAATTATATCCGTGCTTTTTTCTTCACATttaatgaaaagaaaaaggcAAGAATATTTCAATCATTAATGTACTCTGATAATTATTTAGATGAGAAAACCAATGGATCAGATGAGACTAGAAGTGAACAAATgtttaaaaagaattcaaCCGGATTTAAAGATGATGGTCCTTCTTTTTTAACTATTTTGGGTCACCAAATTGGTTACATTACCAATAGATTCTCAAAGAAATCATTGgaagttattaaaaaatattcaattccAACCATTGtaataaattctaaaaaagaTTCGTTGGTCACTATtgatattacaaaaaaacaaattgttAATCCATTGAAGCCATTAAATTTTCATGTTATTGAAGGTGGTCATTTAAGTCAACTTGAAAAtccaactttttttaataaattagttGAAAATCATGTTGATAAACATTCAAATTGGGATCATTCAACTTTTTTTCAAGttgaaaaacaacaatttcaacGTCAATCATTTATGAcacaaaatatattatacTCAAAGAACTATTTATCATCAAatacattatcatcatcatttttaaattgtaatacATTAAGatcttttttcaataaaattaaagtttaa